The proteins below come from a single Miscanthus floridulus cultivar M001 chromosome 1, ASM1932011v1, whole genome shotgun sequence genomic window:
- the LOC136475802 gene encoding folate transporter 1, chloroplastic-like isoform X1, with the protein MPPGTSPAAAEAEAWTWENAAAGAAAGFATVAALHPLDVVRTRFQVSGGRGWSEVPPYRNTAHAVYTITRSEGLRGLYAGFYPAVLGSTVSWGLYFFFYNRAKQRYLQRKDDRLHPVHHLISAAEAGALVSMFTNPIWLVKTRLQLQTPKHHTSQYSGFSDALRTILREEGFLALYRGIGPGLLLVTHGAIQFTAYEELRKAMIFFKSTQSRTDNRGGEESLLNSIDFAVLGAGSKVAAILLTYPYQVIRARLQQRPGTDGTPKYSNSWHVVKETARYEGVHGFYRGITSNLLKNLPAASLTFVVYENVIKLFKATKEKT; encoded by the exons ATGCCGCCGGGGACCTCTccagcggcggcggaggccgaGGCATGGACGTGGGAGAACGCAGCGGCTGGAGCTGCCGCCGGGTTCGCCACGGTCGCGGCCCTCCATCCGCTCGACGTCGTCCGCACCCGCTTCCAAG TGAGCGGCGGGAGGGGGTGGTCTGAGGTGCCTCCGTACAGGAACACCGCGCACGCTGTGTACACCATCACACGATCTGAG GGCCTGAGAGGACTTTATGCAGGATTTTATCCTGCAGTTCTTGGATCAACTGTTTCCTGGGGCTTATATTTCTTTTT TTATAACAGGGCTAAACAAAGGTACTTACAGAGGAAGGATGACCGGCTTCATCCAGTTCATCATCTCATCTCAGCTGCAGAAGCAGGTGCTTTG GTTTCCATGTTTACAAATCCCATATGGCTGGTGAAAACAAGATTGCAACTGCAAACACCTAAACACCATACTTCTCAGTATTCTGGGTTTTCTG ATGCTTTGAGAACTATTCTAAGAGAGGAGGGATTTCTTGCACTTTATAGAGGAATTGGACCTGGGCTTTTGCTG GTCACCCATGGTGCAATACAGTTCACAGCCTATGAGGAACTTCGCAAAGCTATGATATTCTTCAAAAGTACACAATCAAGGACAGACAacagaggaggcgaggagtcatTG CTGAATTCCATCGATTTTGCGGTACTTGGGGCTGGTTCAAAAGTAGCTGCTATTCTACTTACTTATCCTTACCAG GTCATCCGAGCCCGCTTGCAG CAACGGCCTGGCACTGATGGTACTCCAAAGTACTCAAATAGCTGGCATGTAGTGAAGGAAACTGCAAG GTATGAAGGCGTCCATGGATTTTATAGGGGCATCACGTCCAATCTACTGAAAAACCTTCCAGCTGCTTCCCTCACGTTTGTGGTGTATGAAAATGTTATCAAACTATTCAAAGCAACCAAGGAGAAGACATAG
- the LOC136475802 gene encoding folate transporter 1, chloroplastic-like isoform X2 — MPPGTSPAAAEAEAWTWENAAAGAAAGFATVAALHPLDVVRTRFQVSGGRGWSEVPPYRNTAHAVYTITRSEGLRGLYAGFYPAVLGSTVSWGLYFFFYNRAKQRYLQRKDDRLHPVHHLISAAEAGALVSMFTNPIWLVKTRLQLQTPKHHTSQYSGFSDALRTILREEGFLALYRGIGPGLLLVTHGAIQFTAYEELRKAMIFFKSTQSRTDNRGGEESLVYSTFPLNIYQLKVFVICRSSEPACSNGLALMVLQSTQIAGM; from the exons ATGCCGCCGGGGACCTCTccagcggcggcggaggccgaGGCATGGACGTGGGAGAACGCAGCGGCTGGAGCTGCCGCCGGGTTCGCCACGGTCGCGGCCCTCCATCCGCTCGACGTCGTCCGCACCCGCTTCCAAG TGAGCGGCGGGAGGGGGTGGTCTGAGGTGCCTCCGTACAGGAACACCGCGCACGCTGTGTACACCATCACACGATCTGAG GGCCTGAGAGGACTTTATGCAGGATTTTATCCTGCAGTTCTTGGATCAACTGTTTCCTGGGGCTTATATTTCTTTTT TTATAACAGGGCTAAACAAAGGTACTTACAGAGGAAGGATGACCGGCTTCATCCAGTTCATCATCTCATCTCAGCTGCAGAAGCAGGTGCTTTG GTTTCCATGTTTACAAATCCCATATGGCTGGTGAAAACAAGATTGCAACTGCAAACACCTAAACACCATACTTCTCAGTATTCTGGGTTTTCTG ATGCTTTGAGAACTATTCTAAGAGAGGAGGGATTTCTTGCACTTTATAGAGGAATTGGACCTGGGCTTTTGCTG GTCACCCATGGTGCAATACAGTTCACAGCCTATGAGGAACTTCGCAAAGCTATGATATTCTTCAAAAGTACACAATCAAGGACAGACAacagaggaggcgaggagtcatTG GTATATTCTACCTTCCCATTGAACATATATCAATTGAAGGTTTTTGTAATCTGCAGGTCATCCGAGCCCGCTTGCAG CAACGGCCTGGCACTGATGGTACTCCAAAGTACTCAAATAGCTGGCATGTAG
- the LOC136475802 gene encoding folate transporter 1, chloroplastic-like isoform X3, with translation MPPGTSPAAAEAEAWTWENAAAGAAAGFATVAALHPLDVVRTRFQVSGGRGWSEVPPYRNTAHAVYTITRSEGLRGLYAGFYPAVLGSTVSWGLYFFFYNRAKQRYLQRKDDRLHPVHHLISAAEAGALVSMFTNPIWLVKTRLQLQTPKHHTSQYSGFSDALRTILREEGFLALYRGIGPGLLLVTHGAIQFTAYEELRKAMIFFKSTQSRTDNRGGEESLLNSIDFAVLGAGSKVAAILLTYPYQVIRARLQVSV, from the exons ATGCCGCCGGGGACCTCTccagcggcggcggaggccgaGGCATGGACGTGGGAGAACGCAGCGGCTGGAGCTGCCGCCGGGTTCGCCACGGTCGCGGCCCTCCATCCGCTCGACGTCGTCCGCACCCGCTTCCAAG TGAGCGGCGGGAGGGGGTGGTCTGAGGTGCCTCCGTACAGGAACACCGCGCACGCTGTGTACACCATCACACGATCTGAG GGCCTGAGAGGACTTTATGCAGGATTTTATCCTGCAGTTCTTGGATCAACTGTTTCCTGGGGCTTATATTTCTTTTT TTATAACAGGGCTAAACAAAGGTACTTACAGAGGAAGGATGACCGGCTTCATCCAGTTCATCATCTCATCTCAGCTGCAGAAGCAGGTGCTTTG GTTTCCATGTTTACAAATCCCATATGGCTGGTGAAAACAAGATTGCAACTGCAAACACCTAAACACCATACTTCTCAGTATTCTGGGTTTTCTG ATGCTTTGAGAACTATTCTAAGAGAGGAGGGATTTCTTGCACTTTATAGAGGAATTGGACCTGGGCTTTTGCTG GTCACCCATGGTGCAATACAGTTCACAGCCTATGAGGAACTTCGCAAAGCTATGATATTCTTCAAAAGTACACAATCAAGGACAGACAacagaggaggcgaggagtcatTG CTGAATTCCATCGATTTTGCGGTACTTGGGGCTGGTTCAAAAGTAGCTGCTATTCTACTTACTTATCCTTACCAG GTCATCCGAGCCCGCTTGCAGGTTTCAGTTTGA